ttccTATAAGACATGCATGAGCAATCATTTGGCCGTGACCGTTCAAGCTTGAATCAAGCTAATCAACAGGCAGATTCATGCATAAAGTACTGAATATAATTTTCCTTAACACTATCTGCCTTTTTCTGCTACGACTGGTAACTCATGACAATTAAATTCTCAATTCTATTTTAAGTGACATTGTAGAGAGGGTTCTTTTGTTTAATTtctttatgtagatggtgtattttTCTTTTGTGTTTATTAAATGCTTATTAAAACAGGCCTACAGTTTTATCGTCATATTTCATTGCACTAACATGCGAAGCTGGGGATACATTCAGAGAGGCATCTGTTGTAAATTGCTCCTTACAAAACAATGCAGCATTAAAATACGTATGTGCTTAAAAGAGCTAAATAAACCCAATGTAACATATTAAATGAATCTGAACTGAAAATAAGAATGAGTAGCCTGGCACTGGCGAAATGCAGGTGCTGCAAATAGGCTATTTATGAATTAAATAAAAAGTGCGAATCACGGTGCGTAGCGTCGCAGTGTGGGGTCAGGGAAAGAGGGAAAGTACTTGTTACTTAATGTGCCACACACAAGGGCATTACAGGTGCCCGTAACCTGCGCACGGTTACGGGAATATAAATAGTAAAGGTTAATTAGTTAGGTAAGAAATTCGAGAGGGGCCCGGCTATTAGAATTCGATACTCTGACAGGTAATTCAAGTATTACTCATTGTCTGTGCAATCGGGGAACATATAAATTCACTTTGACACTCCAGTGACAGCACATTGCCTTACTTCTTCTACCTGCATCACCATCTGAGCGGAGCTACCCTAAGCTGTAAGTAACCGGTGTGCAGTAATATACATTGGCTGCATAGGATACCTGAGGTCCACTGCAGGCTCGCACCTAGAGGATTTACTCGGAACGCTTGCATGCAGAAGCCCCTGTGGATTGTACTTTTGCAGGGAACGCTCGGTAATTGTAGTCTTTGGAGTTATCTTAATGCAAGTGAGATCTTTATATATCTTTATATCTTGTCTTTGATTTTGAAACATTTTTTCCCCCACTGGTATTTGGAAGGGACTTCGGTGAGAGTACCGCTGCGCTTTTACTGATAGCTGCTTGCTGTTGTGTTTCTGGTAGCGTTTTCTATGAAGTGTAGAGGTTCgtgtttgtattttagtggcGCTCCAGCATAACGGAAAACTTCGCGGTTTGACGTGTACGTTATTGATATTGTTTCAGTTGTAAGAAGCGAGGAAGGTCATTTTAATATGAATTAGACAGAGACAGTGCTAGGTACTTCGGTAACGAATGTAAATTGTGAAGGCAGAAAAGCCGAATTGTTAGTGCTAGAATGCTTCAGTCCACACAGTAATAGAAAAATAAGGAACTAAGCGCGATATGGTATGTTAATCTGTTGTACCTATACGTTATCTGTTAGTACTAGTAGTAGCTAGAAGTAGCAATAATGTCTTCATTATATTATTCAATATATAGTAATTTATAGTGTAAAATTAGGTATTCCAGATATACGAAACATTGACAACGatttacatgaaaaaaaagcattttgctATAATTATGTCTATCCACAAATGATAAGAACTTTTAGATTACAGCATATCCTATGACTGGTAAAAAAGAACATTGATGCGTAGACTGCTGATAATTTACACTGCTGTGTCTCCGACAGGAGAAATATGTCACTCACTTCCATCCTTTCTGCTGATGCCATTGATAATGCCATCAAGGACTGTCAAGGTTGGTCTTCCATAAGGAATTATTATCATGAAAGCAGAAATTTTGACTGACCAGGAAGGAATAGGCCAAAAAACTGTAAAAGACAGTGACAGTcacagtgacagtgacagtggacTCAGCATAGACTGAGGTGTGGGATAATCGAAAGCGTACAAGTCCCTTTGGAAATGTGAATGCAAGGGCAGTAATAACAATTAACCAATAGCCACTCGGGATCTGACACCAAATTGGTCATACATAAAACCTCAGTACTTCATGCAGTACTGTCTTCATTTTGTAACATTTTTACCATATACATACATTTCTCCAGTTTAACCAAAATCTGTgtactgtatattgtgtaatacGTGTAACCTCCCTGACTTACTTGCATCCTATCTTATCCTCTTCACAGCTCCAGACTCCTTCTGTTACAAGAagtttttccagctctgtggcTTGAGCTCAAAAACCCCCCAGGAAGTGAAAGATGTTTTCCGTTGCATTGACGATGATGACAGCGGTTTCATTGAGGATGAAGAGCTCAAGTCAGTAAACCATTATATTATAATCTATTTTGTATGATCCAGATTATGGTATTTATTCACACAACACATTGGACCAGCAACTTTCTGAACGTGTTACTTAATAATTAGAAATCACATGAatgttaaatttaattaaatctTGCACATGAGGTTTATAGTATTATGTTTCAAGTTCGAAAGCTCTGACTGGGGACATAAGGCTGTCTTGAGGCCCCATTTTCAGAATTAATTTTGGTAAGTTGTCCTTCAAGAAACTTAAAGCGCTCAAGGGCccccaaagacagcccttttacCAATTTATTTGAAATGTTCGTTAGAATTTACTTATCAGTTCTTGGTGATGTCTTGCAATGCCAGCCCAGCaagcagcaaatgacaaaatattatttttgatGTTATTTTGTGTCCGCATATTAGGTTCTTCCTTCAGAAATTCAACCCTAGTGCTCGCCTGCTGACCGAGAAAGAAACTCAGACTATACTGAATGCCTGCGATGATGATGGCGATGGGAAGATTGGTGTAGATGGTGAGAGAGCCTGAGTGGAAGTCATAGAGATGGAATATTGCACAAACACATTCTGTAGGCACATATACACCATTGACTTTACCCTGACAAAGTCAGTGTTTtccagtccggtcctcggggatccGCAGGCAGTCCAAgttgctgggagctgggagggagcaaaaacgtgggctgtctgtgggtcaccgaggaccaggttgggaaacacgaaCGTCTGTAAGTAAGCAAAGATGCTTGGTGTTGACATTTCAACAAAGTCTAATCCtgttatattttcatttcatttccctCCCAGATAAGAAAACCACGATAATCTGAAACACTACATTTtagcaacaaaacaaaaaggagcACAACACATAGAAATGCCACACATATGGGTGTCCAAAGCCTTGAGCACTCAACTGCAGTTTTCCATTACTAGCGATATCTATTATATAACATCAATAATGCTACAGAGTGATACCAGCACTCTGTATTTTCAATATCTAAACTGATAAGTTTACAAACTAGAAAATAAAATAGTAGCTAGCACATGCTCTTTTTGTATTAATAGTTCAGTTTGTGTTAAAGCCGACGtcattattttttcccataataACCAAACAAATCAGTATTAGAATGATAACCTGCATGGAAGCAGAATCcttaattgcacattttttcAGAGTTTCGCCATATGCATTTCCTGCGTCAGAGTCAGAATTCATTTGTGTGTGGCCCATTATCACAGATACAATGCAGTCAAAGGCAAATTACAATAGTCTCAATTGAATTTGATAGCACAGTTTTTAATTCTCTTTGTAGGTAGATTATTATGTTGTTGTCTGATGGATTACGACAAGGTTCAGTGGTGGAGGATTAATGGTTATATGTCTGTTGGGCTGTTTCAGAGTTCCAGGCCTTGGTTCTGTCTTGAATTCCCAGCGAGGGCCCTCTTCTGATCATGGAGGATCATTTATCTGCTCTGAAATTATTTCTGCCTTCTGCTCAGTACCGTTGTGTTTTCAGACCTTCCTCCATGCTCATGCTGAATCAtttttatttgccttttgaataCTCAGATGACTCTCATGTAGTGATGAAATGAATAAGCAAagcaataaatgaataaatatattttaattctgACTCTTGGTGGTGTCTTTACTATAGGAGTATGTTGGACTCCATTTGTATTAATAGTTCAGTTTGTGTTAAAGCCgacgttattatttttttcccataatAACCAAACAAATCAGTATTAGAATGATAACCTGCATGGAAGCAGAATCcttaattgcacattttttcAGAGTTTCGCCATATGCATTTCCTGCGTCAGAGTCAGAATTCATTTGTACAAGAAATGCTAACATTCTGTATATCCTCTATGCTGATTTAGAAGTAGTTTTAGagtaaaatattttgtttatgaCCGATCTGAAAGTACCCTTTATTTTTCAATTAAATTCTTTTTATTAGCACTTAAGTGCTAAATATAGTTGAATTATTATATCCACTACATTTTAGCACAAGAACAGAATGTACACAATGCAAGATTAATACTTGTGACATGTACAAGTTGTACAACATCTACCATAGAGGTAAATTACAAAGGGAAATATAGTACAGTACACTATAGTACATTACAGTATATTATACAATCAGCTATCACTTTAAAGTGCTTTCCCCACTTGATATTACCCTTAAAAATGTTGGGATAATTCAGTTTGAACATGAATATTCAAAGATGTAAGCCATATACAACATCTACCATATACAACATGCACCATATAAAACATGCACCATATAAAACATGCACCATACTGTATAGTGAAATGCATTTGCTTCCTGCTCCATAGATCGTGTTCAAAAGGAATGAtctaacacaaaaaaagaataaataaatgacaattaaataagacaataaaatatatataagatCAATAACGATAAATATGTTAATGCCTGCGCTGATGAAATACAAGACATGCCATAAAGTGGTCAAATCCCCAAAACAGTGACGTGACAGTATAAAGCATGCAAATAGGCATGTTAACCAATACCAAGTGCTCTTTCAGTGTATGGGCAGCCTGAGGCAGGGGTGatggcggcgggggggggggggcacgggtaCCCAAGCAGATTCAAGGGGCCCGGCACTTTATACGGTTctcttatatataaaaaaaaatctaatttatACATTTTTGGAACATAATACATCCACTTTTCAGAATTTACCATGATGCACTACCTCCACCCGGCAAATTCTATCATGGAATCTGTATTTCTTCACGCTGGCTAGTTGGCCTTCAGCCCTCCCCAGCAGCCGTTATCACAGTAGCACCTCCATAACTGCAGCGGAGAGAAAAGGCCATTGCTGGGGTGGGTTAAATCTTTTATTACCCTGTCTGCTTTGTCGCAGCACCGCCTCCTGCAGGTGTGCTGCAGGTCCTGCAGGTGTGCTAAACACACCACCCTGAACAGGACCATGCTGTTCTGCTTGGTGCAGCTCCAGAACCAGGTGTTGATGTTCTCAGTCAGGGAACTTTCCACACTGCAGGTGTAAAATGTCTTGAGTGTAATACTAGAATTGAAAATCATCAGGAATAATTTTGATGAGCCTAGATGTAAAAATCATGCAGTCAGTATAGAAAGTTTAAATtcaattatttctttttttcccaccCAATACCACCTGGTGACCTGGTTTCAGTTGTGGGTTTAAAACCATCATTATATATTGAGAATAAGCCTGAGAGAAGAAATAAGATCTCTGTACTCATTTACTGTATTTACAGCTGTATTGTGTTTGCAGTCAGGGTGTGTCATCATTCACTTGATTGTGTTGAAGAGGAAAACACTGTTCTTTGCAGTGAAGTGTAATATAAGACTGCATTTTCTATAGGTGCGATAATTAGCTTCCTGTAAAGAGTAAGTAGGGAAAGCTGAGTCCATCAGTACCAGTGATATGTGATTATTACACGGATAAAAGGACATTTCAAGCGTCACCACTGAGAAAAATCACACAGAAAACTTCAGGCTCTCAAGCAGCCTCATTGAACCCGCCTTTGTAAAGCAGGGCAGTGTGGACTGAGTCACGGCCAAGAATGGTTAGTGTCACAAGCCAGCCGTAACCAGGATTCTGCTTCATTGAGGAAGGCAGAATTAAACCAGGCTGGGCTGCTTGCCTGGCTTCTGCATCAGCGTAGTGTCAGATTTGTCAGTGTTTTGACAGAGAGAACGACGTGTGACCTGGAAGTTAAAGGGCAAATCAACTAGATGAGTCTAGGCAGGTGTGAGTTTCTGAGGATATAgtgaaaatgataaaaaaaaaaacatttcagaaaatTTTGATACAGAGCTAACATAATGTACAT
The sequence above is a segment of the Brienomyrus brachyistius isolate T26 chromosome 5, BBRACH_0.4, whole genome shotgun sequence genome. Coding sequences within it:
- the pvalb9 gene encoding parvalbumin 9 isoform X1, which codes for MRNMSLTSILSADAIDNAIKDCQAPDSFCYKKFFQLCGLSSKTPQEVKDVFRCIDDDDSGFIEDEELKFFLQKFNPSARLLTEKETQTILNACDDDGDGKIGVDEFQALVLS
- the pvalb9 gene encoding parvalbumin 9 isoform X2 codes for the protein MSLTSILSADAIDNAIKDCQAPDSFCYKKFFQLCGLSSKTPQEVKDVFRCIDDDDSGFIEDEELKFFLQKFNPSARLLTEKETQTILNACDDDGDGKIGVDEFQALVLS